The following nucleotide sequence is from Excalfactoria chinensis isolate bCotChi1 chromosome 12, bCotChi1.hap2, whole genome shotgun sequence.
AAGGCCTGCATTCTGAACCTCAAGTCAACTGGAATGCAAGACTTTGTACTAGTTGTTGCATTGTAGTATGACTTAGTGTGATTGTGTCAGAGCACCCAGTGCAGAGTCCCTGTtctaaaggcacaagaactaAAAATAGGAGCCTTATCAACAACAAAAGTAGCACCTACCTTGGAAAACTTTGTGGCTGGCTTTGTTAAAATTGTAAATGTTATGGCATTGTTCTAAAGGTGGTGTTTGTTCAACTTGTGATggttttcactgcagaaaaaaaaaaaaaaaaaaaaaaaaaaaattcttccaaTATTTTGTAAAAATCATTTAAGCAACTAAGTAGGCATTGTTGAAGAGAAATGACGTATTCCTGAGCGCAACAGCTAGAcacaggattttcttttttgaatttGAATACACACCTGAAAGCTTTTCATGGCAAGAATCactttcacttcagtttttcaagtaAAAGGGTCctattttcagtgcagaaatttgttttcctcatttctccTACTCATGCTGTGACCATAGTTGTTCAGGGAACAAAATAAAGCCCACTGTAGGTTTTTTGGGGGGTACAGGAGGGTCATATAAAGTAAAACCTAGTGTATGCATTTGTAAATCAAAATAGTAAATACCATGCAGCTCTGTTTACAAATAAAGTGCAGTACCTGAAAAAACGCAAGGCCACATAATAATATCTTCAGTGCATCTCCATTATTGCCTTACTTTGCAAATAATAATTGGACTTTTAACAATATTATACCTAAGATAAAATACTAATGTGTGTAAATGAAGTTATCACAGCTCAACCCATATCTAGGGCTTATATAATTGAAGGAGTTCCATAGTTTAGGTGATATCAGAATCTTAAAAGCCTCCTTTGTTTACCATCATCAGCATGACTGTCTGTATTGCATTAGTCGGAACCAATACGTATCAGTCCTTTTGCTATTAATGAAAATGTACTTTTCTCAAACTATACACTAACTTGATTCTGAGCCTAACAGATGTCAGTGTGAAAATTTGGACAGGTAGATCCTTCAGCTTAAATATTCAGAATCTAAACTGTTTTGCGTATTTGAGTGCTAACTGTAAATACTAAAGCATGCTTCTTTCCCACATGCTGCTGAAGGACTGTCACAAAAACGAGTCAAAGGCTTGGCATGTGAAAGCCACTGAAAGTAATTGCTGCCATTTGAAACCATATTCTCCAGTGGGAAAAGGACTCCTTTGCACTACATTTGAAATGTTATCTGGCAGCAAAGCTATTTTAGTTCATTCAAAGAAATGTTCTTTCCTTTACCGGTCCACAAATATAATATGGTAGATGTTCTAAAGATGCAGAACTGACAAAGAGATTCTGCCAACAGTGAAGGTTCCTTGCTAGCATTGGCAGGAGACccaggaaataaagaaaatagagcAGGTACAATTTTTATGAGATCGAACTTCATCATTTTTCACCTCACAGCAATTGAGTTTTCAGGCCAATCTAACATAATGAAGGCAAAACAGCAGACATGTTACAGCTGCAAGCTTAGGAGAATTTTCAACCCGTTATCTAGTTTGCAGTTAAGCTGCATCATAAATTCTGATCCCTTATAATAATCCAcctatgatttttttccacattaggaaaaaaattattggTACTGCAAAAAATACTACAAGGCTAATGTAGCTAGTGTCATTTCTAAGTGGATAGCATTTCCATCGAGTGGAAAGCAGTCACAGACTAATCTCATTaacttgtattttaaatgtgtttcactttgtttcttttctgcgAGTGCAGCCTTTTGCTTGCGAATACAGAGCAGGATTTTTTCACATTATTGTAAATTGTAAAATTcctgagaaattatttcttgaCTTTTAAGTATGGAAATAACTTGCTTTCATGCAGGTCTAATAAAGGTCAAACTTGTGTTTACAGAACTAGACTCAAAAAGGATCACAGTCCAAAAGTGGTTCTAAGAAAAGTGTCATCTCACTGACTCTCTACTTAGTGCCTAAAGTATACTCTTCAAAATCTTCCAggtcctgcttctgctgctcgtgaaatgaaaataatgtaacTTGGTGGAAAAATAGCACTGAAGTATCTGATTAGATGGAACAGAACTTGTTCATGTGTATATGTTGGTAATAATTCATTCAGAAAATTGTTAGGATTCTGTACTGACCAAAAGTGGTGTGCAATGAATGATGATAAGGCATTAATGTCATGGTCTGCGCACTTTATTTCCTAGTTCTTGAGAAGGAATGAATTTGGATCTTGTAGATGAAAAAGAACAATGACAGATGACAGTGTAGGAGTATTTTGGGTTAGCTTTGAGATCACTGTTTTTATTGCATTTgtgagaaagacagaaaggtaTACTAGTTTACTTACATTGGATTAATGAGATGCAGGACAAGGCCACCTGCAAAAGTCACTGTTATCTGCCTATTTACACTTCttggaaatgaaatacaatgCTTTTGATGCAAGTGGAGATATTCTGTGAaacaggttaaaaaataaataaaaaaagaaaaaataatcagcagGAATTTTAAGTGAATTCCTTGGAAGCCTACAAGACTCTATTTAAGCTGCCTCAAGGCAGCTCACTGAATCACAGATTTATGGGGAGCTGGAAGGGGCCTCTGAAGATCATGTAGTTCAACTCccagctaaagcaggttccccagAGCAGATTACAAAATGTTAATTTAGAAGGCTCAGATTTCATAGCACTCTGAGACATGGAAGTATTGTTCGTCTTTGTTGATTACTTGGTATCATTTACaaagcattttggtttttttaaaacCATAATTTAAAGCACTTGGCCCTCAGGGCAGCAATAATGTAAATAGCACTGACTCGAGGTACTGAAAATAGCTCTCTCTGCATTCTCTTTATGCCTTCAGCAGAAGGGCATATTCTGCAGTGTGATTGGGAAAATAAGCCAGGACCAAGACTTCCAGGTCAAACCAGTCTCCTGAGTTTATCTTCTTTGATAGAGACTATAAGACACCTTAGTATTTTCATTGTAATATGAAATACACTGGATTTTTCACTGATTTCTGAATTTCGTTGAACATGGTAGAGATACCAGTGTGTTTCCCCAGCCATTAAGAGGTAGCCAGGAAAGGGGAACTTAGCAGTTCTCAAAGAAGCAGTGAtcaaagctgctttctgcaatAATAGTACCAATGAAGGAAGACCTATTTGAGCTGGGTGATAGGAGTAGTAGAACTGGTGGGTTACTGTAACATACACTTCTAGCAAGTGTTTTAGCCAACTAAACTCTGTGAGTTATGATAGTATAATTGTCCAGTTCTACAGCATTTAAGGGGCTTACAAAGTAAAAGTGAAACTCAGCGTGTAGCTTATAAACAAAGTGAGTGCCCAGCTATCAGTTCTATGAATGGTGCTTAGTGAGGAGAGGATAGGTGCACCAGTAAATATCTGTAAGATCACATTACCCaggggaaatatatatatatgtatgcataatATATGTGTTGTGCTATATGAAacctttttcctctccttattTTTTAGAGCACAAAAACAGGGTAGGTTGGTTCTTTTCAACTCTGCTGTTGCCATGTAAGcgaaaaagcagaaataacatgTGAACAAGTTCCTGCCTGTCCCAATTGTATGGCTAGAGTGGCAAACAAGAAGTGTGGTGACAGTTTGTGCTGATGAGAAATATGGGCCTGTTGTGGCAGCAGCACACAACATCTTTAAACCTGATACCTCAATTCATCCAGTAAAATTAGCAATGTGAAGCCATGTTCAccccaaaggagaaaaaggatgCAGAAAGGTCAAATTGTCAGCATCTGCTGCATCTCGAGTGTCAAAAGTAGTATTCAGAATGGCTTTGTATGAAAATTACTGAGAAGGCATGGTAAAGGGGCAGTGTAAGTGGAAAACACTTCTTGTGCTTTTTGGTTCTGAAGttgctgaattattttatcAAAGTCTCCTGAACTAAACTCAGGCTTATTGTTCGACTGAAAATGCTATAAGCATGATAATGATACAATCCTCCAATTAAAATTATTAACATTATATAGGAAATGGTGTGCAAAAATATTGTGTATACCAAAGGTGCAAGTTAGAGCATTTATCTTTTAAGAAGGGTTTTACTTTGTCTAAATATTAGACTAGGAAAACATCCAGCCTCTAAATTGCCTTCTTgctgagttgtttttttgtgtgtgaactTTTTTTGTAAATTCATCACAAATAATGTTGTCATAATGTTCCGTAATTCCCATagccctttttattttttgagttgcatgaatgctttgaaaataggaaaatggcttatttttaaattcgtgctgtttttcctcccccccagcccccttcttttcttttaaaggaatgTGAATATCTTTACTTCATGCATCCCACCACTGTATGTTTCTGCATGTCCAATACTAAAACTCACTCAAACAGCTAATGCCTATGTACACAGTGTATGTGTATGAATGTATATGTGTTTATAAGTCTAAATATATTATGTACAGTGTATATAAAGTGTGCAGTGTAtgtaaatatgtacatatatgtagCCAAATAATCCTGATGTTCTTTGTTAAaactttgcattcattttctaaTTCAGAGCTACTTAATTTACATTTCTTAGCCCAAACTAAGCCTGGCTTAAAGCAGGTGAACACCCGTGAATTTCAGAGCTTTGCCTCTTTTTCTAACCTAGCTTGAGTTTGGTATTTTCTCTTCAGTACTCACAAATACATTCAATGCAGCTTTTAGCTTTTTCATTATTCCCGTCACCTCTCCTCTCATTTGATGGGTGAAGCGAGCCAGTAAAGGCTTGGTAGAACCTGAAACAGTtgttaaaaaatgtatttaaaaaactaAGCAGTATATATAAATACTTCCATATTTTCAATATATGCTTATTCTCCTTCAGCCTTCTGAGAAGTGCTTTTTTGTCAAATTTTATTCCACAGTGAAACATTGTAAGAGGGTTTTAAGTCTTCAGCTGTAGTTAATTGTCAGAGAACAGTGTTCTCCTGCATCATTGAACAGTAGCCCTTTGAACAGCGTGCAGccaatgtcatttaaaaatgtaataacaAATTAAACAAAGTTTGTAGTTTATTTATaagcaaagctgttttctgtcttcaagTTCTGCCATTTTCTGAAACTGCAGTCTGTGCAGAACGTGCAGTGTGTATGAAGTCTCCATTAACTTCATTTAACTTGAGCTGGGCACACTGAGCATTTGTGAAATTAGACTTAAACAAAGTCTGTTACGCATAGGGGAATGTTCAGATATCTAACATATCAAAACACAGGACATTCTtgttcattttcccttctgatGACTTGAAGGTATGTGGGTAAGCCTGTAGAAGTACTGATATTAACTAActtttttttaaggcatttttACAGACTGTCTAGGGGAGTAGCTTAAGcatgtattttgtattaaaGGTGAAGTGGAATTTTCTGGTCATTTACCTTATAGACTCAGTGTTGTGAGGACTTGCGTGCATTTAACTTTGAGCAGACATGCAGACACCAACAAACACCGAGTTTCTTGCATGCTTGAAGTAAAGCACAAGCCTCTGTCAGAGTCAGGCTGTGTGTGTAAAATCTTTGCTATGAAGAATGCTAGGAATGATCACTTGTATTTTACTATATTGTTTAGTAAGCATTTATTTGTAAGCTCTTGTTTTAAATATAGAACTTGTAAAGCATCCATCTTTGATGTTTCGAGTCCTGTTTGTGAGATCGTCAGcaggaaaattatttaaattcatGGCAGGAATTCCTGTGACAGATGGTCCGTCATTGGTGTCAAGACAATCAGTATGGTCTGTATAATGCTTCCTTTACTCCTTAAAGGCTAAACAGAAACCTGAATGTCTCTGAATTAATGTCATTGTAAAGTTTGAAAGATTAGGAAATGGACTGCTGAGGTATTCACTTGAACTGAATCTATTAAGACATTCAATTGCAAATTTGTTTTAGATACAtgtttgaatttttttattcCGAAGAACAAAATGTGCTCAAATTTAAGTGACAGTAAAGCAGATATTGTAATACTCTACAGGAACTGTGGAAGGTGTAACTGGCTTTCTGAATTTGATCACAGAACACAAAAATCTAAGCAGCACTCATTGCCAGGTATCCAGCACTCCTGAATGATTGGCTTCTTGTACGTTTTTTAATGATCTTAGGTAAACAGTAATAAAACACAGGTTCACTTTAAGGTATTTTCTACAACTGTGGATTAAAAGTAGTTTAATTCATGAATTAAAAGAGTacctttaagaaaaaacatgttGCTTCCATAGCCTGTGCTTCAGCATAAGTGAAGTTAAGGTAAAAACGTGGGAATGTTCTTTAATTAATCTATGCTCCAAAACACATTTGCAGCCGCTGTTCAAATAGATCGTGTAACTGAGGAACTGTACGTTGCCTGTGTGCTGTATGCATTTGGCTGAGCAGGCAGTACTGAGCTCCTACCACAACAGCTCGTTTTTATAAAGGGAATGATCCACTTTTAATTCTTGGGGATACTTTCTGGAAATCGGCTTTCTGCCCTTTAGAAAAGTATCGTTTGTTGCTCTTGGATTTCAATTTCAGGTTCAAATGTTACTCATTTCTCACAGCTTCTTATGTGAAATCAATATTGTATGCGTGATAGCCTATAAAAATAGCATGgtctttttttaatatgaattttaTACCTAATCAGCGCCTCTAGTTCATGAAGAGGAATTTGCATTGTTGTGTTTTATATCCAGTATTGCAGTGCATGGTTTAGCATTTTATGAAATGCTGTTTAAGTGTGGCTTTATACTGTTGTGGCTTAATACTACTACCTGAGTGAGGTTTATACTATTAAAGTGAATTATGAATAGAAATGTatgcttgattatttttttttttcaatttttaggTTTCCTGAATTTCTTAAACACTGTGTGTCTGAGCCCAATGCATTACAGAAATGAACGTTCCCCTTCACTACAGTGATTATTAGAAATTTGCCTGGCCATAATATACAAGAAAAATCCCCATGAACCTTACTGTCATAGGGAGCTACAGCTCTAACAAACTGAGAGAGCCTATTTGCCTAAAAGTCTTAATTTATCTTTAGACTTGCTTATTTCTCCTGAAGGTACTGGAGGTGATACTGGCtccctgctgcctttctgctccCGGGTTTTAAGTAGAGTGTTGGATTCCAGTTCCCTTCACCCCGCTTTCTATTAAGTACAACGAAATTGGGCCATTCTGAATGGTAAACACACCTATTCTTATAGCGAGGATACTGCCTTCATTTTTTGCTGATGCTATTGGAGGCTCTGCGACTTCGAGCTTTGAGTTTCATGTCACAGAAATAAGGCTAAAAGGTTTCGGTTATGTAAGCTCCGTGCCTGCAACAGAAACATCCCCGACAGTACGACAGTAGGTAGCTGGCACTGAGAGGTGCCGGGCGGCTCGGGGGCGGCGCGCGCTCCGAGATGGACACCCTTCCGTCTGATGGCGCAGATCGTCCTCTAACTGCGAAACGCGCCGGGCTCCTGGGCACCTGCCCGGCTCCTGGGCACCTGCCCGGCTCCTGGGCACCTGCCCGGCTCCTGGGCACCTGCCCGGCTCCTGGGCACCTGCCCGGCTCCTGGGCACCTGCCCGGCTCCTGGGCACCTGCCCGGCTCCTGGGCACCTGCCCGGCCGGCTGCAGAGCGGCTGTTCCTGCTGAGCGCATCGAGAGCGACAGCAGCGAAAGCAGCCGCGGCCCAACCAACCGCGCACGCGTCGGCGCCGCCGCTCTGCCCGGCCGCGTCCTTCCGCACAggcgcggagcggggcggcgcTTCGCCGCACTTCCGGCGGGCGGGGCGAGCGGCGCGGGGCCTGCCGCCATGCCCATGAAGGGTCGGTTCCCCGTGCGGCGGACGCTGCAGTACCTCAGTCAGGGCGACGTCGTGTTCAAGAGCTCCGTGAAGGTCATGACCGTGAACTACAACACGGCGGGGGAGCAGAGCGAGGGGGCGAGGTGAGTGCGGGGCGGGCACCGGGGGTCCCTCCTCGGAGCGTCGCCGCCCATCTCGTACCGTGctgttctttctctccctcctaGAAAGTTTGTGTTTTTCAACATCCCCCAGATCCAGTACAAAAACCCCTGGGTGCAGATCATGCTCTTCAGGAACATGACGCCTTCGCCCTTCCTCCGTTTCTACCTCGGTAGGTGCCGCGGCGCGGCTGAGCGGAGCGGGCGGTGCCGTTCTGCCCCCTGCGCCAGATCGGCCTCGCTGGGCAGGGGAAAGGCGCCGTTATGTGAGCGCCGTTACCTGCTGGCTGCGGCTCCTGGCGGCTTCGCCTTCCCTGCTGCAAACCgcaccagctgcagcagagcaggagctgttCTGTCTTTCTTGGAAGCTTTTTGCAGCTCCTGTGAAGGTATGCACTGCTACACTGCTGTGAAAATTCTTTAACAGATAGCGGAGAACAAGTTTTGGTTGATGTGGAAGATAAAACCAACAAGGAGATAACggaacacattaaaaaaattctgGGCAAAAGCAAGTAAGTACTTCTTAATACAAACCAACATTCATTGCCTCTGGCTTACATCTCACTGCAGCCCCTAGAAACTTCTAGggtgcacagaaaaaaattcatCAGAACTGGCATTAGCCACGGAAGTCCAGCCTTCTGGTTAATTGTAGCCTGGGAAGAGATGGGAAAGGTCACTTGGGCTTCTACAGGTAACAAACAGGTCTCTCTTTTCTTCTAGAGAAACactggagaaagaggaaagagagagagaaaaattgtCACATCCTGCAACTTTTGGGCCCAAGAAGAATCATCTGAGAAAGTGCATGTGTGAAATTGAAGGCCAGGTTCCTTGCCCTGCCTTCGTGCCACTGCCCAAAGAGATGAGAGGAAAATATAAAGcttctctgaaaaacaaatcatcTGCCTGACATCTCAGGTCATACAGCTGTTTCCTCAGGGCTGGATGATCACGGTGGTTCTCCAGAGATGAGCATTAACACGTCCTGGAAGTGGGAGCAAGTTCATGTGATACTGACATCCCTGTCTCATCCTTAATGCCACAACTAGAATAATTACTGTGAAAAATGTTATCAAATAAATATGAGTTAAAGAAGCTTTCATTGTGCCAGTCTGCAATCAAAGCTGtgtgaaagcaacagaaaaaggcATGACCAGGACCCTATTCCTGCTCATGCCTGCAGGTGTAAGGTCATAGCAAAAACAGGATGGCTGATGTTgtaagggacctctggaggtcatcttgCCCAGGACTGTTCCAATTGCTTCTGAAGATCTGAGAGAGCACCAGCACAGCctcttgggcagcctgtgccagagctCACTCACCCTcacagttgttgtttttaaatggtaCCCAGAGGGATCCTTCTGTTCTAGTTTGTGCCCTTTTCTTCTTGCCCTGGCACACCAGACACCACTGAAAAGCTCAGTACCATCATCCTTGTACTTGAGGTATTGATAAACACTGCTAAGATTCTTCCTGCCCCAGCCTTTCAGCTAGATTGAACAGTTTCAACTCTCAGGCTTTCCTTGTAAAAGAAATATTCCCATCTCTTAATTATCCAGATGGCCTTTGGACTTCCACCAGTAAGTCCATAGCTCTCTTGTActgagcccagaactggacacggGACTTCAGCTGTGGGGTAGCAGTACTCCCTGGTGCTGAGTGGAGTTACAGGATCAAGTCCctcaggctgctggctgtggttCACCAGGTGTAGTCCTTAAGATCGTATTTACTTTGGAGTAGAGAGACTAGGCAAAGAATCTCTTTTAAAGCCGCACAGCATGCCCCAGGCACATTTTAATTGCTCCTACTGTTTTCCAGCTTGTACTATTCTGAAGGAAGACAAACAATAACGTACCCCTGCCCAAAACTTAAATGCTGAATTTTCTTGCTTAACTGAATTGGTTATCACTTAGTCTCATTTATTAAGAAAATCCACAGCTTTGAGAAGCATTGATAAGAATATGAACAGAGGAGAACATGCAAGTTGATGTTTCAAATCCATGccttaaaataatctttattatccttaagaaaaaaaataaataacttttaaaactgcacaaataaaaacccaacCCATACAAAGGAGAACTGGATCTGAAGAACTGCCAGCTAATTCTAGCCAGCAAGTCTGTTGTGCTAGAGTCCAGTACTGCTGTACATCTACTTCTGATGCTACTAGCCCCTGCCCTGCCCACACAGTTTTAGATCATAGCAGTTTCTGCTTCGAGTATACTGTAACAGTATATAAATACACAACAGTACTacactgcttttaattatttaattgcaTTAAATCAGGCTTCTATGTGCAAATTGCTGTAGAAATAATCATCAGCATTTCTGAGCTAATGGTTGAATACAACATTTCACACCCGTTTTTAAGGAATGCTTGAATTATCAAGGGCCAGTACAGCACAAAATAGATGTTATTTTATCCCAAGTTTCTATACAGAGTACTGCATGCAATTTTACCATCTCAGTGCTAGTTACTTACTAGTTATATAGCtgtcttcattttgttgtgCCTTGGGAGCCTCACAGCAGTCCAAATACCAGCACATGGTCTTCACATTGGAGAGAACTTCAGTATCAGAGGGCTGATCTACCACAGTTAATGCTGTCAACGATCGTGAGGCATGCTACTTGTACAAGTACACTGTCACATGTACAGAAGAATACTTTATTAGTGTAATTAGACTGAATGTACAAATAGTGCAAGATGGTTACAACAAGGAAAACACACTTTTTAAATGCAAGTGCTGAAGCCactgaaatattcttttcatctCAATACCACAAGCAACTTTGGGTTATAATACGAGGAACACTCCTCTTGACCAGCCAACTAGTCTGTCTTGAAAAACTGACTTGGACTATTCACTTTAAAGTGAAAAATTCTTGGGATAAACTTCAGCTATAAGtcatttctgctgcctttgtaCACCTActgccacagcacagagctatATTTAGTTTACGGACTTTCAGAATTCTGCTGCAGATGCTTGGCTCACTTCACAGTAATGCTTGGAGATACAGCCAACATTAACAAAATGTACTGCTATAAAAAACTGAAGGTCTTGAGAAAACCCATTCTGTGCACCTTTCAACTTCAGGCTACAGTGAGAAGTACAGCTGTCCTCAAGTTGCTGCACTGAGTTATTCTGATCAGTTAGTAGTCTTACTGCGGGTacatttgttggttttgtttgccttAAACAGAAGTACAGCCCTCCAGCGTATTTGAAAGAAACCTACAGCTCCTACTGTTTAGGTAGCGTGattatttgtgtttctgaaatacTAAGTAGTGCCCCAGTTACAGCTACGCTATTCATGTGTTATTGGAGACATAGTTAAGAGATGTCTCACTCCACAAAACTCTACTTCTCAGTAAGCCCACTACTATTAGTGCAAGAGTATGATCTGCCCAATATTCTCCTTTTCAGGTTTAATTAGATACACCTTTCTAACTAACTCCTCCCAACCACCTTTTCAAACACCCATGTCTGAAGATGGACCTCTGCCTCTCAAAGGGCGGGAATGTggggaaagcagcaaaacacaTGCTAAATTAACACTGAACTAACTTTTACAATACCAATTTCCAGAAGCCCTGCTGCACCACAGGAAATGGCCTTTACCCAGTCACTGCCATGGGTGGAGGCCCACACCAAGACTCCTATCTGGACCTGCTTACTGAAGACTCGCATGCCTGGTTCTTTTAACTTCTGATGAGAATCAAATATAAAACAGGAACTTACATTTGGCACAATCACAGCCCAGCTTTCACAGAATTCCAGTTTAGTGGCACTTCAGCTCTCCAGTGTAAACaggatttctgttctttaaatgCTACAATAAGGATTCAAGTCTCAGATAAGACAAATATGATCATTGTGCAACCCAGAGAGTATAAAGGAATGTGCATGTTCCAGAATATAATCAGGAATTTCAAGGTCACCCTTAATACTATAGTTTGAAGTATGCTAGCCTGATGTTCTGGAAATGAGCATCTACATATTCATTCCTACACACGTAGCTTTGAAGCCAACGGGGCTCTCTGTTACACCGCAATCTGTGCCTAAAGTGACTGGGAAACTAAAAGTAACAAGGTGGCACCTCAGTTAGGAATTCTTATAAGCACACTTTAAATGCTACTCATATTAAAATCAGTGAAGTCTCTACTAGTTTTTAAATCCATTTCATGTACTATTGCACAAAACTGACCTATGGCCTGTATATCCTGCATCTCAAAGAATCATAGCAGCCTTTCAACAGCACTATCTTGTAACTCTCTTAGGACAGTTACACTGGCCTGTACCTTACACTGTGCCATTATCAGAAGATGCAGaaattttagaaatgcttttgccTCTTCGGTCAAAGCTCCACTTGAAAAGCCAGTAACTCAGCTGCTGTAACAACACAGTGCAGACAAGGAGGAAAGATGACAAACCAACCCTAAAACAATTTCAAAGTGACAGTTCCCTATTACTGCTTAACCCTTTTTACCAAAATAAACTCACAGTAAGACTAATTAGCAGTAACAACTTAAGGTAAGTTTTCTTAGTATACATGTTGAAGACTAGCAGcattcctcttctttcttcaagGCTGAGTAGTGTTGGGaatatataaatgaaagcatataaaatataacatTCTCCCAATTCCTTCTTGTAATCTGTACTGCTGTTTATAACTGCTCCATCTTCCCATCTCTTAGCAGTAGACTTGAGGTAACTCTTACAAGGTGTGATTGCTACTTCAACAGTTggatttctccttttgttttgctaacGTGTACTTCAGTTCTTTCAAGTTCTCTGTCAGTAGTTCCACCTCATCCATTCGTCCGTTATGCTTGGCATCAAATATGTA
It contains:
- the MRPS25 gene encoding small ribosomal subunit protein mS25, whose product is MPMKGRFPVRRTLQYLSQGDVVFKSSVKVMTVNYNTAGEQSEGARKFVFFNIPQIQYKNPWVQIMLFRNMTPSPFLRFYLDSGEQVLVDVEDKTNKEITEHIKKILGKSKETLEKEEREREKLSHPATFGPKKNHLRKCMCEIEGQVPCPAFVPLPKEMRGKYKASLKNKSSA